In Nostoc sp. CENA543, a single genomic region encodes these proteins:
- the thiC gene encoding phosphomethylpyrimidine synthase yields the protein MRKEWVAKRRGQSNVTQMHYARQGVITEEMHYVAQRENLPADLIREEVARGRMIIPANINHTNLEPMCIGIASKCKVNANIGASPNSSNLQEEVDKLNLAVKYGADTVMDLSTGGGNLDEIRTAIINASPVPIGTVPVYQALESVHGKIENLTPDDFLHIIEKHAQQGVDYQTIHAGILIEHLPLVRSRITGIVSRGGGILARWMLHHHKQNPLYTHFRDIIEIFKKYDVSFSLGDSLRPGCTHDASDAAQLAELKTLGQLTRKAWEHDVQVMVEGPGHVPMDQIEFNVKKQMEECSEAPFYVLGPLVTDIAPGYDHITSAIGAAMAGWYGTAMLCYVTPKEHLGLPNAEDVRNGLIAYKIAAHAADIARHRPGARDRDDELSKARYNFDWNRQFELALDPERAKEYHDETLPADIYKTAEFCSMCGPKFCPMQTKVDADALTELEKFLAKETLTQV from the coding sequence ATGCGGAAAGAATGGGTTGCTAAACGGCGTGGGCAAAGTAATGTAACTCAAATGCACTATGCACGCCAGGGTGTCATCACCGAAGAAATGCACTATGTCGCCCAAAGAGAAAATCTACCTGCTGACTTAATTCGTGAGGAAGTAGCACGGGGACGGATGATTATCCCCGCTAATATTAATCACACTAATCTAGAGCCAATGTGTATTGGCATCGCCTCCAAGTGCAAGGTAAATGCTAATATCGGTGCTTCACCCAATTCTTCCAATCTGCAAGAAGAAGTTGACAAGCTCAATTTGGCGGTGAAATACGGTGCTGATACCGTCATGGACTTGTCCACAGGTGGCGGTAACTTAGATGAAATTCGTACCGCCATTATTAACGCCTCACCCGTTCCCATTGGTACAGTCCCCGTCTATCAAGCTTTAGAAAGTGTCCACGGCAAAATTGAGAATCTCACACCAGACGATTTTCTCCACATCATCGAGAAACACGCCCAACAAGGGGTAGACTATCAAACCATCCACGCCGGAATTTTGATTGAACATTTACCCTTGGTGAGAAGCCGCATTACCGGAATTGTTTCCCGTGGTGGCGGTATCTTGGCGCGGTGGATGTTACATCACCACAAGCAAAACCCCCTCTACACCCATTTCCGCGACATTATTGAAATTTTCAAAAAATATGATGTCTCCTTCAGTTTAGGGGACTCTCTGCGCCCCGGCTGTACCCATGACGCATCTGACGCAGCCCAGTTAGCAGAACTCAAAACCCTCGGACAACTGACACGCAAAGCCTGGGAACATGATGTGCAAGTCATGGTAGAAGGGCCAGGACACGTCCCAATGGATCAAATTGAGTTCAACGTCAAAAAGCAGATGGAAGAGTGTTCTGAAGCTCCTTTCTATGTGCTGGGGCCATTGGTGACAGACATTGCTCCTGGTTATGACCATATCACCTCCGCGATCGGTGCAGCAATGGCTGGCTGGTACGGTACGGCTATGCTGTGCTACGTGACACCCAAAGAACACTTAGGATTACCCAACGCAGAAGATGTCCGCAATGGTTTAATTGCTTACAAAATAGCAGCTCACGCCGCCGACATCGCCAGACACCGCCCAGGCGCAAGGGATAGAGACGATGAACTCTCTAAAGCCCGTTATAATTTCGACTGGAATCGTCAGTTTGAATTAGCACTCGACCCTGAAAGGGCTAAAGAATACCATGATGAAACTTTACCGGCAGATATTTATAAAACTGCTGAGTTTTGTTCCATGTGCGGGCCAAAATTCTGTCCTATGCAAACTAAAGTTGATGCTGATGCGTTAACTGAATTAGAGAAATTCTTGGCGAAAGAGACTCTGACACAAGTTTAG
- a CDS encoding pentapeptide repeat-containing protein encodes MIEPIKRLLVYFFTTVVVIILMIIVLFIIWRIPQLQVIDIQEQIDILKSSSSQTIDYQSLVNLEKIRIDAENASRTVIVKFFGGLFFCITAFISFLNYRETKRNVSIAEEKQITERFSKAIEQLESENTHVRIGAIYSLERIAKDSNKDYWQIIEILTTYVRKESHNKPKSSNYSITATIEAAVNILNRRALIFKKGDKYSLDLSGSNLEGLNLKKVTLKRVNLSGACLQNVNFEDAELQEANLENANLSGAILKNAKLNKVNLRKAKLFNTNLEGADLSGADLRSTMETRVDYEECKYCDYPVEVRLDSANLKGANLKQADLTGAILNSANLQGANLKQADLTGAILNSANLQGANLKRAKLIRASLVGTSLQNADLEAADLNEAQLSGSIPKHDPIFDEEVFICTHANLNGTNLKGTILKNAIFEPEPIKKRQITSGNNWDKAVYDSKTANLLGVLKNNHSD; translated from the coding sequence ATGATTGAACCTATCAAGCGTTTATTAGTTTATTTCTTTACGACTGTTGTAGTTATTATACTAATGATAATTGTATTATTTATTATTTGGAGAATTCCACAATTACAAGTTATTGATATACAGGAACAAATTGATATTTTAAAAAGTTCCAGTTCGCAAACCATAGATTATCAAAGCCTTGTAAATTTGGAAAAAATACGCATTGATGCTGAAAATGCCAGTCGTACTGTCATAGTTAAATTTTTTGGTGGCTTATTCTTTTGCATTACAGCTTTTATTTCATTCCTTAATTACCGAGAGACAAAGCGTAATGTTTCTATAGCCGAAGAAAAGCAAATTACGGAACGCTTTAGTAAAGCCATTGAGCAACTAGAAAGCGAAAACACTCATGTTCGTATAGGCGCAATTTATTCCCTTGAGAGAATAGCTAAAGATTCTAATAAAGATTATTGGCAAATTATAGAAATATTAACAACTTATGTAAGAAAAGAATCTCATAATAAACCTAAAAGTAGCAATTATTCTATTACAGCTACTATTGAAGCTGCTGTGAATATTCTTAATAGACGGGCATTGATTTTTAAAAAGGGTGATAAATATTCTTTAGACTTAAGTGGGAGTAATCTTGAAGGTTTGAATTTAAAAAAAGTGACCCTTAAAAGGGTTAATCTTTCAGGAGCTTGCTTGCAAAATGTCAATTTTGAAGACGCAGAACTACAAGAAGCTAACCTTGAGAATGCAAATCTATCGGGAGCAATTCTAAAGAATGCTAAACTTAATAAAGTGAACTTACGGAAAGCTAAATTATTCAACACTAACTTAGAAGGTGCTGATTTATCAGGGGCTGATTTGCGAAGCACTATGGAAACAAGGGTTGATTACGAGGAATGCAAATATTGTGATTATCCTGTGGAAGTCCGCCTTGATTCAGCCAATTTAAAGGGAGCTAATCTCAAGCAAGCTGATTTAACAGGAGCCATTTTGAACTCAGCTAATCTACAGGGAGCTAATCTCAAGCAAGCTGATTTAACAGGAGCTATTTTGAACTCAGCTAATCTACAGGGAGCTAATCTCAAACGAGCTAAACTAATTAGGGCTTCTTTAGTTGGCACTTCATTACAAAATGCGGATTTAGAAGCAGCTGATCTCAATGAAGCTCAATTATCTGGTTCAATTCCAAAACACGACCCTATTTTTGATGAAGAAGTTTTCATATGTACTCACGCAAATCTTAATGGTACTAATCTAAAAGGTACAATCCTCAAAAATGCAATATTTGAGCCTGAACCAATAAAAAAAAGACAGATTACATCTGGTAATAATTGGGATAAAGCCGTATATGATTCCAAAACAGCTAACTTATTAGGTGTACTAAAAAATAACCATTCTGATTGA
- a CDS encoding serine/threonine phosphatase: MLICPECQFENPNGNNFCQKCGTSLTHKVCPQCSTDVSVDLLQCHHCGAECGTVWWAIVGLEGTGDWGLVSQRGLGGFPHERLANPKGGTGKEESTEEQEIVGVGDNVPQEPVFDAQEITPDNAPTLPPKLSVGSYLGKEQRYQFLASPLVENGEVSTRVLDRQPYQISPIEAILANQRQGVMASVNEISGIPKIAEAYIALQSPHHPEIPQIHDAWEDDEMQVVLIEDRSHWQYLLDAWKQETTSSLQILHWCYQMTQLWTLLEPLNCHYSLLDISNLRLDEDQTLGLQRLYSQPIETELPDTTATFEEISAEAFILRPLGRVWQQLFRSSQRTQFGSLIQVLEDLEQGNIPTIAQLRSRLQDVATELEVGSSPIFAESVLPTASPTFLQIDDSEDTLARGDDLPTVVLSMQLSNLEDAGSTDVGRQRQHNEDCFGIVTKIEKVDLPKNRILQAQGLYILCDGMGGHAGGEVASQLAVQTLRQYFQENWDSNQFPSENKIREAVYLANRVIYEKNQQDARSGVGRMGTTLVMLLIQGNQAAVAHVGDSRLYRLTRKRGLEQLTLDHEVGQREISRGVEASIAYARPDAYQLTQALGPRDDSAINPDVEFFTINEDSLFVLVSDGLSDNDLLETHWQNHLLPLLSFTNNLEQGVTTLIDLANQYNGHDNITAILIRAKVRPNTGSRE; encoded by the coding sequence ATGCTGATTTGTCCTGAGTGTCAATTTGAAAATCCTAACGGTAACAATTTCTGTCAAAAATGTGGTACTTCCCTAACCCACAAGGTATGTCCCCAATGTAGTACCGATGTGAGTGTAGATTTGCTACAGTGCCATCACTGCGGTGCAGAATGTGGCACTGTTTGGTGGGCTATTGTGGGGTTAGAAGGGACTGGGGACTGGGGATTGGTGAGCCAGCGCGGTCTTGGGGGTTTCCCCCATGAGCGACTGGCGAACCCCAAAGGGGGGACTGGGAAGGAGGAAAGCACAGAGGAGCAGGAAATAGTGGGAGTAGGGGATAATGTTCCCCAAGAACCAGTATTCGATGCTCAAGAAATAACGCCTGATAATGCGCCCACTTTACCCCCCAAATTGTCTGTCGGTTCTTATTTAGGGAAGGAACAACGCTATCAGTTTTTGGCATCGCCATTAGTTGAGAATGGGGAAGTATCCACTAGGGTTTTAGACCGTCAACCTTATCAAATTTCTCCAATTGAGGCGATATTAGCCAATCAGCGACAGGGCGTGATGGCATCAGTCAATGAAATCAGTGGGATTCCCAAAATTGCGGAAGCTTACATTGCGCTACAGTCCCCCCATCACCCAGAAATTCCTCAGATTCATGATGCTTGGGAAGATGATGAGATGCAGGTTGTATTGATTGAAGACCGTTCTCATTGGCAATATTTACTAGATGCGTGGAAACAGGAAACCACCAGTTCGTTGCAAATTCTGCATTGGTGTTATCAAATGACTCAACTGTGGACGCTGCTAGAACCACTGAATTGTCATTACAGTTTGTTAGATATATCGAATCTGCGGTTGGATGAAGACCAAACTCTAGGACTACAGAGATTATATTCACAGCCGATAGAAACAGAATTGCCAGATACAACGGCAACATTTGAGGAAATTTCAGCCGAGGCTTTCATTCTGAGACCTTTAGGTAGAGTTTGGCAACAGCTATTTAGAAGTTCACAGCGTACTCAATTTGGTTCATTAATCCAAGTTTTAGAAGATTTAGAGCAAGGTAATATTCCGACGATCGCACAGTTGCGATCGCGTTTACAAGATGTCGCCACAGAATTAGAAGTTGGCTCTTCCCCCATTTTTGCTGAATCAGTATTACCCACTGCTTCACCGACGTTTTTACAGATAGACGATTCAGAAGATACTTTAGCTAGAGGGGATGATTTACCAACGGTTGTACTGTCAATGCAGTTAAGCAATTTAGAAGATGCTGGTTCTACCGATGTTGGTCGTCAAAGACAGCATAATGAGGATTGCTTTGGCATTGTGACTAAAATCGAAAAAGTAGACTTGCCCAAAAACCGAATTCTCCAAGCCCAAGGTTTGTATATTCTCTGTGATGGTATGGGTGGACATGCCGGTGGTGAGGTGGCTAGTCAACTAGCAGTCCAAACTCTAAGGCAGTATTTTCAAGAAAACTGGGATAGTAATCAGTTTCCCTCAGAAAACAAGATTCGGGAAGCTGTTTATTTAGCAAACAGGGTAATTTACGAGAAAAATCAACAAGATGCCCGTTCTGGGGTAGGACGGATGGGTACTACTTTGGTAATGTTACTCATTCAAGGTAATCAAGCCGCCGTTGCTCACGTAGGGGATAGTCGCCTCTACCGCTTGACGCGGAAGCGGGGTTTGGAACAATTAACGTTAGATCATGAAGTGGGACAACGAGAAATTAGCAGAGGTGTAGAAGCTAGTATTGCCTACGCGCGTCCAGATGCTTACCAACTAACTCAAGCATTGGGGCCGCGTGATGACAGTGCAATTAATCCTGATGTGGAATTTTTCACCATTAATGAGGATAGTCTTTTTGTGCTGGTGTCAGATGGTCTATCCGATAATGATTTACTAGAAACTCATTGGCAGAACCACCTTTTGCCTTTATTGAGTTTTACGAATAATTTAGAACAAGGCGTGACAACATTAATTGATTTGGCTAATCAATACAACGGTCATGACAACATTACTGCTATACTTATCCGGGCAAAAGTCCGCCCCAATACGGGGAGTAGGGAGTAA
- a CDS encoding rRNA large subunit pseudouridine synthase E has translation MTNDYKYIIFHKPYGVLSQFTQESPKHQTLKDYINVPDVYPVGRLDWDSEGLLLLTNDGRLQHRLSHPRFGHERTYWVQVERIPDVDAITRLQTGVEIQDYRTRPAKVRLLPEDPPVGDRHPPIRFRKNVPTAWLEMILTEGKNRQVRRMTAAVGFPTLRLIRVSIANLRLDGLAWGEWRDLTPSEVKLLNHLPVKSKKA, from the coding sequence ATGACTAATGACTACAAATACATTATTTTTCACAAACCCTATGGTGTCTTGAGTCAGTTTACTCAGGAAAGCCCCAAACACCAAACGCTCAAGGATTATATTAATGTGCCGGATGTGTATCCAGTGGGGCGGTTAGATTGGGATAGTGAGGGATTATTGCTGTTAACCAATGATGGGAGGCTACAGCATCGTTTATCGCATCCGCGTTTTGGCCATGAAAGAACTTATTGGGTGCAAGTAGAGCGAATTCCAGATGTAGATGCTATAACCAGATTACAAACAGGGGTAGAAATTCAAGATTACCGCACCCGACCAGCTAAGGTGAGGTTATTGCCAGAAGATCCACCTGTGGGCGATCGCCATCCGCCGATTAGATTTCGCAAAAATGTGCCTACTGCTTGGTTAGAAATGATTTTAACAGAGGGTAAAAACCGACAGGTGCGGCGCATGACTGCGGCGGTGGGGTTTCCGACTTTGCGTTTAATTAGGGTGAGTATCGCTAATTTACGTTTGGATGGTTTAGCTTGGGGTGAATGGCGGGATCTCACACCATCAGAGGTGAAACTTCTCAATCACTTACCCGTCAAATCCAAAAAAGCATAG
- a CDS encoding Uma2 family endonuclease, with translation MTLAKHSELGITHLPDHTELPESDGTFVKNFQEHPQSILLTDSITSVLQQLHPDNQFCIGQDSGIYWRLTEPPERGAEAPDWFYVPNVPPMLNGKFRRSYVLWQEYVAPLIVLEFVSGNGSEERDKSPLSGKFWVYEQAIRVPFYGIYEVNQAFLEVYHLVDGRYQLLQVNERGHYPITPMGVELGIWQGQYQNMTAPWLRWWDAQGNLLLSSEEKTQLLTEELEKEQQKAQRFAERLRQLGIDPEQL, from the coding sequence ATGACACTTGCCAAACACTCTGAACTAGGCATCACCCATCTTCCCGACCATACTGAGTTACCAGAGTCAGACGGAACTTTTGTGAAAAATTTTCAAGAACATCCCCAAAGTATCCTGCTGACTGACTCCATTACCAGTGTATTACAGCAATTGCATCCTGATAATCAGTTCTGTATTGGTCAAGATAGTGGTATTTACTGGCGTTTAACAGAACCCCCAGAAAGAGGTGCTGAAGCACCAGATTGGTTTTATGTGCCGAATGTACCACCAATGTTAAATGGAAAGTTTCGACGCTCTTATGTATTGTGGCAAGAATACGTGGCACCGTTAATTGTTTTAGAATTTGTCTCTGGTAACGGTTCAGAGGAACGGGATAAATCTCCTCTGAGTGGCAAATTTTGGGTATATGAGCAAGCAATTAGAGTACCGTTTTACGGCATTTATGAAGTCAACCAAGCTTTTTTAGAAGTTTATCATTTAGTAGATGGTCGTTATCAACTATTGCAAGTAAATGAACGTGGTCATTATCCTATAACTCCAATGGGCGTAGAATTAGGAATTTGGCAAGGACAATATCAAAATATGACAGCCCCTTGGTTACGCTGGTGGGATGCACAAGGTAATTTATTGTTGAGTAGTGAAGAGAAAACGCAATTACTCACAGAAGAACTAGAAAAAGAACAGCAAAAAGCCCAACGCTTTGCAGAACGCTTACGTCAATTAGGAATTGACCCAGAGCAATTGTAG
- a CDS encoding PAS domain-containing sensor histidine kinase, with amino-acid sequence MSLNQRRREVDCLQTSLLPNHKLNILSKKLPCWECVSEEVLDSETKTDEQLVDNKAKLSQYGMLYDHLPSVCLSLDVTGLILSINQFGANSLGYTPEQLVKQPFLQLFAQSEQPRLIDEFKNLLTNKSKDVFECVDVRLNCPHSSIKWVKILWRLISDDYQDPVILMVCEDVTNYIGHGELGIGNWEELSSPVPNLVDDDQQRLAEEVLITEKRDIQEEFISAVSHELRTPLTNMKMAIQMLGIALCKENQLLGDTENSKVACYFEILNNECDREINLINNFLDLKRLETNSQPWLLETIHIEEWLRQVVEKFKQQHFRLCQQNLSLTIASPLPPLRCNSLSLERIVIELLTNACKFSPPDAAITISVGLKGNKIFLQVINFGVEIPSNELPRIFDKFYRIPSNDPTKQGGVGLGLTLAQKLTKQLGGTITVESQSNRTCFTLVVNSH; translated from the coding sequence ATGAGTCTGAATCAACGTAGACGGGAAGTGGATTGTCTTCAGACATCACTTCTCCCAAACCACAAACTCAACATTTTGTCTAAAAAACTTCCCTGTTGGGAATGTGTGTCTGAAGAAGTCTTAGATTCAGAAACGAAAACGGATGAGCAGTTAGTTGATAACAAAGCAAAACTATCACAGTATGGGATGCTGTATGACCATCTTCCATCTGTGTGTTTGAGTTTAGATGTCACAGGATTAATTTTATCTATTAACCAATTTGGTGCTAACAGTTTGGGTTACACACCAGAACAATTGGTAAAACAGCCATTTTTGCAATTATTTGCTCAGTCGGAACAACCAAGATTGATTGATGAGTTTAAAAACTTATTGACAAATAAGAGCAAGGATGTATTCGAGTGTGTAGATGTGCGCTTAAATTGTCCTCATAGTTCCATAAAATGGGTCAAAATCCTCTGGAGACTGATATCGGATGATTACCAAGACCCAGTGATTTTGATGGTGTGTGAAGATGTGACTAATTATATTGGGCATGGGGAATTGGGAATTGGCAATTGGGAAGAGTTATCAAGTCCTGTACCCAATTTAGTGGATGACGATCAACAGAGGTTAGCAGAGGAAGTATTAATAACAGAGAAACGAGACATACAGGAAGAATTTATCAGTGCGGTTTCTCATGAATTACGCACACCTTTAACTAATATGAAAATGGCGATTCAGATGTTGGGAATCGCACTGTGTAAGGAAAATCAACTTTTAGGGGATACAGAAAACTCTAAAGTGGCTTGCTATTTTGAAATTTTAAATAATGAGTGCGATCGCGAAATAAATCTTATTAATAATTTTCTTGATTTGAAACGCCTAGAAACTAACTCCCAACCGTGGTTATTGGAAACAATTCACATCGAGGAGTGGTTACGGCAAGTAGTAGAGAAATTTAAACAGCAGCATTTTCGGCTTTGTCAGCAAAATCTCAGTCTGACAATTGCGTCCCCTCTGCCACCGCTTAGATGCAATTCCTTGAGTTTAGAACGCATAGTGATAGAATTACTCACAAATGCTTGTAAATTCAGTCCTCCAGATGCAGCCATTACTATTTCTGTCGGACTCAAAGGAAATAAAATTTTTCTCCAGGTAATTAATTTCGGTGTAGAGATTCCAAGCAACGAATTACCGCGCATTTTTGACAAATTTTATCGGATTCCCAGCAATGATCCTACCAAGCAAGGCGGTGTAGGCTTGGGATTGACATTAGCACAGAAATTAACCAAACAATTGGGTGGAACAATCACTGTTGAGAGTCAGTCAAACCGTACCTGTTTTACTTTAGTAGTCAATAGTCATTAG
- a CDS encoding FHA domain-containing serine/threonine-protein kinase, whose amino-acid sequence MVTLILLEPQQKTPIKQWCFENSAVIRIGRATDNHVVLTDSLVSRHHLEIRQVSSAKNGVSWQIISKGTNGTFLDGVLVIQSSLPHNSLLQLAQGGPILQFQIQEEAAPTPDLPSPGLGSLSENLPLPVTSQRKAAQPSCTHEGNSPGNLFCIHCGQPLSVQQTIRYYQVLRTLGQGGMGTTYLAWDAAGLIAGQPQLLVLKQMNADMAKIAKAQELFDREAHTLKSLNHEGIPKYYDFFVEGGKKYLAMELVHGQDLEKRIYTYGPVIPQQAIAWMIQTCDILDYLHSQEPPLIHRDIKPANLMVRNANNQIVVLDFGAVKEIGTTPGTRIGAEGYCAPEQERGQPLTQSDLYAIGPTLIFLLTGENPFKFYRQKGRGFRFDVSQIPTVTPQLREIIERVTEPLPRDRYQTSKELAQALANCL is encoded by the coding sequence GTGGTTACTCTGATTTTGCTAGAACCGCAACAAAAAACACCCATCAAACAGTGGTGCTTTGAAAATTCCGCCGTCATTCGGATTGGTCGAGCGACGGATAATCATGTTGTGTTAACTGATAGTTTAGTGTCTAGGCATCATTTAGAAATTCGGCAAGTCAGTTCTGCTAAGAATGGTGTTTCATGGCAAATCATCAGTAAAGGCACAAATGGCACTTTCCTTGACGGGGTGCTAGTAATTCAGAGTTCGTTACCCCATAATTCTCTGCTACAACTGGCGCAGGGAGGGCCAATCTTACAGTTTCAAATTCAGGAGGAAGCAGCACCAACGCCTGATTTACCGTCGCCAGGATTAGGTAGTTTGTCAGAAAATCTGCCTCTACCAGTCACCTCACAAAGAAAGGCGGCTCAACCTAGTTGCACTCATGAGGGAAATTCCCCAGGAAACTTATTTTGCATCCATTGTGGACAACCGCTTTCGGTACAGCAGACAATCCGCTATTACCAAGTTTTACGGACTTTGGGACAGGGAGGTATGGGTACTACCTATCTGGCTTGGGATGCAGCCGGGTTGATTGCTGGACAACCTCAATTATTGGTGCTGAAGCAAATGAATGCTGATATGGCGAAAATTGCTAAGGCTCAGGAATTATTTGATCGGGAGGCGCATACCCTCAAATCCCTAAATCATGAGGGAATTCCTAAATATTATGACTTTTTTGTCGAAGGCGGTAAGAAATACTTGGCAATGGAACTAGTTCACGGCCAAGATTTAGAAAAACGCATCTATACTTATGGCCCCGTCATCCCCCAGCAAGCGATCGCCTGGATGATTCAAACTTGCGATATTCTGGATTATCTCCACTCTCAAGAACCGCCATTAATTCACCGCGATATTAAACCCGCTAACCTGATGGTGCGGAATGCTAATAATCAAATAGTGGTGCTAGATTTTGGTGCAGTCAAGGAAATTGGCACAACCCCAGGTACTCGCATAGGTGCGGAAGGTTACTGCGCGCCAGAACAAGAACGGGGACAACCCCTGACGCAATCCGATTTATATGCGATCGGCCCAACACTAATTTTTCTACTGACAGGCGAAAATCCCTTTAAGTTTTATCGCCAAAAAGGGCGCGGTTTCCGCTTCGATGTCAGCCAAATCCCCACTGTCACACCCCAATTAAGAGAGATTATTGAGCGTGTCACAGAACCTTTACCGCGCGATCGCTATCAAACGTCTAAAGAACTAGCCCAAGCCTTGGCTAATTGTCTGTAA
- the pyrE gene encoding orotate phosphoribosyltransferase: protein MTYSTETLTESDMWAASADIATLRQNLLDLFCQLAYQEGDFVLSSGQPSSYYINGKQVTLHPQGALAIGRILLSLLPSDTQAVAGLTLGADPIVTAVSVVSAYENQPIPALIIRKEAKGHGTKAYIEGPNLVEGAKVVVLEDVVTTGQSAMKAVDRLRAAGYVVNEVISLVDRQQGGAEFYQSVGLRFEAVYTIQDIQERYRELAN from the coding sequence ATGACGTATTCTACTGAAACCCTTACTGAATCGGATATGTGGGCGGCTAGTGCTGATATTGCCACTCTGCGTCAAAATCTACTGGATTTATTTTGCCAACTTGCCTATCAAGAGGGTGATTTTGTCCTCTCTTCAGGACAACCCAGTTCTTACTACATTAATGGTAAACAGGTAACACTCCATCCCCAAGGTGCTTTAGCTATTGGGCGTATTCTCTTATCTTTGCTACCTTCCGATACTCAAGCTGTAGCAGGTTTAACACTGGGAGCTGATCCAATTGTGACAGCTGTGAGTGTAGTTTCTGCCTATGAAAATCAACCAATTCCCGCTTTGATTATTCGTAAAGAAGCTAAAGGTCACGGAACCAAAGCATATATTGAAGGGCCAAATTTAGTTGAAGGTGCAAAAGTGGTGGTGTTAGAAGATGTCGTCACCACTGGACAATCAGCAATGAAGGCTGTTGACCGACTGAGGGCGGCTGGCTATGTAGTGAATGAGGTAATTTCATTAGTGGACAGACAACAAGGAGGCGCGGAGTTTTACCAGTCCGTGGGTTTACGGTTTGAGGCAGTTTATACCATTCAGGACATTCAAGAACGGTATCGGGAATTAGCTAATTAA